One Triticum dicoccoides isolate Atlit2015 ecotype Zavitan chromosome 4B, WEW_v2.0, whole genome shotgun sequence genomic window carries:
- the LOC119291342 gene encoding uncharacterized protein LOC119291342 isoform X2, which translates to MEVTRSDIQTRPYDQPQPPQCEHAAFVKMPFPDPETSHLLEEIWSSRNPSLPPWCEYPSHDVSRPVETPLLEPKNTNTSSYSTQLEAATHDIVPIPTQSSQHILACFFEGWPIQFFIRLDHGGSFHTYPRLGGPFQSLQEAEDAIDRHLDHLRAPIMRTNGLPQAEIAIRHALYWPDGTRKMSSKSNPKLETVSLLAQALLDKYNEDHLLFGDLAYELDDVVSFREIYEREGRLVNMFYHINLTTKTKGDDGLQSGVDNVFFAEVTRIKGEDVQYVLSCFCMVEPNDNGQCYGCMRYGNVDLKHPVDVDKYKSGHSYRYSPCSGFDPRRDTPGPDVPAYIQDEEDRLAYEEATVRSMYEQN; encoded by the exons ATGGAAGTCACCCGCTCCGACATCCAGACCAGGCCCTACGATCAGCCGCAACCTCCACA ATGTGAGCATGCAGCATTTGTAAAAATGCCTTTTCCTGACCCTGAAACGTCCCATTTGCTGGAGGAAATCTGGTCTTCCCGCAATCCATCACTGCCTCCCTG GTGTGAGTACCCTTCTCATGATGTGTCTAGGCCAGTGGAAACACCGCTGCTGGAGCCAAAGAACACCAACACTTCCTCTTACTCCACACAGCTAGAGGCGGCAACTCATGACATCGTGCCAATTCCAACGCAATCGTCTCAGCATATTTTGGCTTGTTTTTTTGAAGGTTGGCCTATACAGTTTTTCATCAGACTAGATCATGGGGGTTCTTTCCACACGTATCCTCGCCTGGGTGGGCCATTCCAGAGCTTGCAGGAAGCTGAGGATGCTATCGATCGCCATCTTGATCACCTGCGTGCTCCAATAAT GCGCACAAATGGGCTTCCGCAGGCGGAGATTGCGATACGGCATGCCCTTTACTGGCCTGATGGCACAAGAAAGATGTCCTCCAAAAGCAATCCAAAGCTTGAGACTGTCAGCCTATTGGCTCAAGCTTTACTGGACAAGTACAATGAAGATCACCTTCTTTTTGGG GATCTTGCATATGAACTTGATGATGTTGTGAGCTTCCGAGAAATTTATGAGAGGGAGGGCCGCCTTGTCAACATGTTCTATCATATCAATTTGACTACAAAAACGAAAGGAGATGATGGTCTTCAGAGTGGCGTCGATAATGTGTTCTTTGCTGAAGTCACACGAATAAAAGGCGAAGATGTACAATATGTGCTCAGTTGTTTCTGCATGGTTGAACCTAACGACAATG GCCAATGCTATGGTTGCATGAGATACGGAAATGTTGATTTGAAGCATCCTGTTGATGTTGATAAATACAAAAGTGGCCACTCTTATCGGTACTCACCATGTTCTGGTTTTGATCCACGGCGGGATACCCCTGGCCCGGATGTACCTGCATACATCCAGGATGAGGAGGATAGGCTCGCGTATGAGGAGGCTACAGTAAGAAGTATGTACGAG CAAAATTGA
- the LOC119291342 gene encoding uncharacterized protein LOC119291342 isoform X1, whose protein sequence is MEVTRSDIQTRPYDQPQPPQCEHAAFVKMPFPDPETSHLLEEIWSSRNPSLPPWCEYPSHDVSRPVETPLLEPKNTNTSSYSTQLEAATHDIVPIPTQSSQHILACFFEGWPIQFFIRLDHGGSFHTYPRLGGPFQSLQEAEDAIDRHLDHLRAPIMRTNGLPQAEIAIRHALYWPDGTRKMSSKSNPKLETVSLLAQALLDKYNEDHLLFGDLAYELDDVVSFREIYEREGRLVNMFYHINLTTKTKGDDGLQSGVDNVFFAEVTRIKGEDVQYVLSCFCMVEPNDNGQCYGCMRYGNVDLKHPVDVDKYKSGHSYRYSPCSGFDPRRDTPGPDVPAYIQDEEDRLAYEEATVRSMYECPDNPPILAKLNGTRMPVGCSTKREDASLAKREDGKGRVKYVVPARRQLV, encoded by the exons ATGGAAGTCACCCGCTCCGACATCCAGACCAGGCCCTACGATCAGCCGCAACCTCCACA ATGTGAGCATGCAGCATTTGTAAAAATGCCTTTTCCTGACCCTGAAACGTCCCATTTGCTGGAGGAAATCTGGTCTTCCCGCAATCCATCACTGCCTCCCTG GTGTGAGTACCCTTCTCATGATGTGTCTAGGCCAGTGGAAACACCGCTGCTGGAGCCAAAGAACACCAACACTTCCTCTTACTCCACACAGCTAGAGGCGGCAACTCATGACATCGTGCCAATTCCAACGCAATCGTCTCAGCATATTTTGGCTTGTTTTTTTGAAGGTTGGCCTATACAGTTTTTCATCAGACTAGATCATGGGGGTTCTTTCCACACGTATCCTCGCCTGGGTGGGCCATTCCAGAGCTTGCAGGAAGCTGAGGATGCTATCGATCGCCATCTTGATCACCTGCGTGCTCCAATAAT GCGCACAAATGGGCTTCCGCAGGCGGAGATTGCGATACGGCATGCCCTTTACTGGCCTGATGGCACAAGAAAGATGTCCTCCAAAAGCAATCCAAAGCTTGAGACTGTCAGCCTATTGGCTCAAGCTTTACTGGACAAGTACAATGAAGATCACCTTCTTTTTGGG GATCTTGCATATGAACTTGATGATGTTGTGAGCTTCCGAGAAATTTATGAGAGGGAGGGCCGCCTTGTCAACATGTTCTATCATATCAATTTGACTACAAAAACGAAAGGAGATGATGGTCTTCAGAGTGGCGTCGATAATGTGTTCTTTGCTGAAGTCACACGAATAAAAGGCGAAGATGTACAATATGTGCTCAGTTGTTTCTGCATGGTTGAACCTAACGACAATG GCCAATGCTATGGTTGCATGAGATACGGAAATGTTGATTTGAAGCATCCTGTTGATGTTGATAAATACAAAAGTGGCCACTCTTATCGGTACTCACCATGTTCTGGTTTTGATCCACGGCGGGATACCCCTGGCCCGGATGTACCTGCATACATCCAGGATGAGGAGGATAGGCTCGCGTATGAGGAGGCTACAGTAAGAAGTATGTACGAG TGCCCTGACAATCCTCCTATTCTAGCAAAATTGAATGGTACAAGAATGCCTGTTGGTTGTTCGACCAAAAGAGAGGATGCTAGTTTGGCCAAGAGAGAGGATGGCAAGGGAAGGGTGAAATATGTTGTACCTGCTAGGCGTCAGTTGGTTTGA
- the LOC119291342 gene encoding uncharacterized protein LOC119291342 isoform X3, which translates to MEVTRSDIQTRPYDQPQPPQCEHAAFVKMPFPDPETSHLLEEIWSSRNPSLPPWCEYPSHDVSRPVETPLLEPKNTNTSSYSTQLEAATHDIVPIPTQSSQHILACFFEGWPIQFFIRLDHGGSFHTYPRLGGPFQSLQEAEDAIDRHLDHLRAPIMRTNGLPQAEIAIRHALYWPDGTRKMSSKSNPKLETVSLLAQALLDKYNEDHLLFGDLAYELDDVVSFREIYEREGRLVNMFYHINLTTKTKGDDGLQSGVDNVFFAEVTRIKGEDVQYVLSCFCMVEPNDNGQCYGCMRYGNVDLKHPVDVDKYKSGHSYRYSPCSGFDPRRDTPGPDVPAYIQDEEDRLAYEEATVRMP; encoded by the exons ATGGAAGTCACCCGCTCCGACATCCAGACCAGGCCCTACGATCAGCCGCAACCTCCACA ATGTGAGCATGCAGCATTTGTAAAAATGCCTTTTCCTGACCCTGAAACGTCCCATTTGCTGGAGGAAATCTGGTCTTCCCGCAATCCATCACTGCCTCCCTG GTGTGAGTACCCTTCTCATGATGTGTCTAGGCCAGTGGAAACACCGCTGCTGGAGCCAAAGAACACCAACACTTCCTCTTACTCCACACAGCTAGAGGCGGCAACTCATGACATCGTGCCAATTCCAACGCAATCGTCTCAGCATATTTTGGCTTGTTTTTTTGAAGGTTGGCCTATACAGTTTTTCATCAGACTAGATCATGGGGGTTCTTTCCACACGTATCCTCGCCTGGGTGGGCCATTCCAGAGCTTGCAGGAAGCTGAGGATGCTATCGATCGCCATCTTGATCACCTGCGTGCTCCAATAAT GCGCACAAATGGGCTTCCGCAGGCGGAGATTGCGATACGGCATGCCCTTTACTGGCCTGATGGCACAAGAAAGATGTCCTCCAAAAGCAATCCAAAGCTTGAGACTGTCAGCCTATTGGCTCAAGCTTTACTGGACAAGTACAATGAAGATCACCTTCTTTTTGGG GATCTTGCATATGAACTTGATGATGTTGTGAGCTTCCGAGAAATTTATGAGAGGGAGGGCCGCCTTGTCAACATGTTCTATCATATCAATTTGACTACAAAAACGAAAGGAGATGATGGTCTTCAGAGTGGCGTCGATAATGTGTTCTTTGCTGAAGTCACACGAATAAAAGGCGAAGATGTACAATATGTGCTCAGTTGTTTCTGCATGGTTGAACCTAACGACAATG GCCAATGCTATGGTTGCATGAGATACGGAAATGTTGATTTGAAGCATCCTGTTGATGTTGATAAATACAAAAGTGGCCACTCTTATCGGTACTCACCATGTTCTGGTTTTGATCCACGGCGGGATACCCCTGGCCCGGATGTACCTGCATACATCCAGGATGAGGAGGATAGGCTCGCGTATGAGGAGGCTACAGTAAGAA TGCCCTGA